The following are from one region of the Novipirellula artificiosorum genome:
- a CDS encoding acyl-CoA thioesterase — translation MTQASTNSPVLQNGATHTINFRVEYHETDGQGHVHHSRYASYFERGRVEMLRSAGLSYKRLEEAGFMLVVTEINVKYHAPSGFDDVLTMTTELTGFRKVRLYHRYRIERDGLLIVEGTTTIACVDHQGQPRRLPSHW, via the coding sequence TTGACCCAGGCAAGCACGAATTCGCCCGTTCTGCAAAACGGTGCCACTCATACGATCAATTTTCGCGTTGAATACCACGAAACCGATGGACAGGGACATGTCCACCATTCGAGGTACGCCAGCTACTTCGAGCGCGGGCGGGTTGAGATGCTGCGGTCCGCCGGATTGAGCTACAAGCGGCTCGAAGAGGCAGGGTTCATGTTGGTGGTGACCGAAATCAACGTCAAATACCACGCTCCGTCGGGTTTTGACGATGTTTTGACCATGACGACGGAGCTGACCGGATTCCGCAAAGTCCGGCTCTATCACCGCTACCGAATCGAGCGGGATGGTCTTTTGATCGTCGAAGGCACCACCACGATCGCCTGTGTAGACCACCAGGGACAACCCCGACGGCTACCGAGTCATTGGTAA
- a CDS encoding acetolactate synthase — MGNSEGSDSGTAFETARGRNYPALRQFTVFLENRVGQLLEVVKRFEGTGIRICALSINDAAECAFVRFLVSDADRGREILERSGLAIIETDLVGIELPEGPQPLLRVCTALLQAELNIVQAYPLFVRPHGKPAVAIMVENIDFAMKTLQEKGFQMITEGDLSDDPIGDS, encoded by the coding sequence ATGGGCAACAGCGAAGGATCGGATTCAGGAACGGCATTCGAGACCGCTCGCGGTCGCAACTACCCGGCCTTGCGCCAGTTTACGGTCTTTTTGGAGAACCGGGTTGGCCAGCTGCTGGAAGTCGTCAAGCGTTTTGAGGGAACGGGGATCCGAATTTGCGCCCTGTCGATCAACGATGCGGCCGAATGTGCGTTCGTCCGTTTTTTGGTCAGCGACGCCGACCGTGGCCGTGAAATCCTTGAACGCAGCGGACTGGCAATCATCGAAACGGACCTCGTGGGGATCGAGCTACCCGAAGGCCCCCAACCCCTGCTTCGCGTTTGCACGGCGCTGTTGCAAGCGGAACTGAATATCGTTCAGGCTTACCCCCTGTTCGTCCGGCCCCATGGAAAACCGGCGGTCGCGATCATGGTGGAAAACATCGATTTTGCGATGAAGACGCTGCAAGAAAAGGGCTTCCAAATGATCACTGAGGGTGACTTGTCGGACGATCCGATCGGCGACAGCTGA
- a CDS encoding ComEC/Rec2 family competence protein, with the protein MAAFSDVTTDQVDSGRVHDFWARHPLLLLALASAGGIAVDVALDVPFSMRLVAWILTSGIAVLAFANHRERIRRAGLVLGVTVLGGLSHAHRDHRYETAPLLEIAPKFAEPAILDGRIDRPIVIRRHPLGDLPQRKDQSEWQSILELDLTHCRRGQSFQPCQGRLLVVSNGRLEQLRPGDVVRVHGQLQKINGPTNPGEIDFRDVYRHRGIHARMDVDSKEQIVVIGESFDFDRPIATLAARSRELLLRHCGGSAGPLAVALVIGQREFVDSDTRDLLLVTGTAHLLSVSGLHLAIVIVLASWTATLLRFPLSLRIAWILFICGLYTAITGGRPPVMRAAVLVGMVMLSLWFRRPAQPINTLALAALILMFLNPKNLFHVGVQLSFLAVGTLFLCGRRSIASNRGAEAALENEQELDRLIRSSQPAYYRYGHWVASKLSKAVWYSGCVSAISMPLVWHQFHVVSFVGVVTNIVLSPFLFWCLAMGVATVVGGWILDPLAVLPGFLCAAGLSVMRGIIDVAAAIPAGHWWLPSPPVWWVVLFYVVMVGSLSLRHPKASWFRYAWIPLWGLIAWGLATTPSPLPDDSLEATFVDVGHGTCVVLRDSSDRVWLYDCGRLANSNGSSRDIDTTLWSMGVTGLDAIFLSHADTDHYNALPGILRRFQVDLIVSPPGILAEREIGLVAIRQAIQAHAVPIQEVAAGDRVTGFRSGVSVLHPPRFEIGGSDNAKSMVLQINHGGEVLILPGDLERPGTDVLIKQRRPPPGGVLMAPHHGSLTMDAKSILQWSRPAEVIVSGGKRARRPEVREMLGVLGSTVHVTADVGAIRVQLDERGTIRVNSWQDGGW; encoded by the coding sequence TTGGCAGCGTTCTCGGATGTCACAACCGATCAAGTTGACAGCGGACGAGTGCACGATTTTTGGGCCCGTCATCCGCTGTTGCTCTTGGCATTGGCGTCCGCAGGCGGGATTGCGGTGGACGTCGCACTGGACGTTCCATTCTCGATGCGATTGGTCGCTTGGATTTTGACCAGTGGCATCGCTGTGCTCGCCTTTGCAAACCATCGTGAACGGATCCGACGTGCGGGTCTCGTCCTGGGGGTCACGGTTTTGGGGGGACTCAGTCACGCGCACCGTGACCACCGCTATGAAACGGCTCCTCTGCTTGAAATCGCTCCGAAGTTTGCTGAACCAGCGATACTTGACGGACGAATCGACCGGCCGATCGTGATCCGACGGCATCCGCTGGGTGATTTACCGCAGCGGAAGGACCAATCGGAATGGCAGTCAATCCTCGAGCTTGACTTGACGCATTGCCGGCGGGGCCAATCGTTTCAACCGTGTCAGGGGCGTTTGTTGGTCGTCAGCAATGGACGGCTCGAACAGCTTCGCCCCGGTGACGTGGTTCGAGTTCACGGGCAACTTCAGAAGATCAACGGACCGACCAATCCGGGTGAAATCGATTTTCGTGATGTCTACCGTCACCGCGGGATTCACGCGCGAATGGATGTCGATTCGAAAGAGCAAATCGTTGTGATCGGGGAATCCTTTGATTTCGATCGTCCGATCGCTACCCTGGCCGCACGAAGCCGAGAGCTGTTGCTTCGGCACTGCGGTGGCTCGGCCGGCCCCTTGGCGGTGGCCTTGGTGATTGGACAACGTGAGTTTGTCGATTCCGACACGCGCGACTTGTTGTTGGTGACGGGAACCGCCCATCTGCTGAGTGTCAGCGGGTTGCACTTGGCGATCGTGATTGTCTTAGCGAGTTGGACGGCGACGCTGCTTCGCTTTCCCCTGAGTCTACGGATTGCTTGGATCTTGTTCATCTGTGGTCTCTACACCGCGATCACGGGCGGTCGACCTCCGGTGATGCGAGCGGCCGTTTTGGTTGGCATGGTGATGCTGTCGCTATGGTTTCGCCGTCCGGCCCAGCCCATCAACACATTGGCACTTGCTGCGTTGATCTTAATGTTTTTGAATCCCAAGAACTTGTTTCATGTAGGGGTGCAGCTGTCCTTTCTCGCCGTCGGAACCTTGTTCCTTTGTGGGCGGAGATCGATCGCCTCGAATCGAGGTGCCGAGGCTGCGTTGGAGAACGAACAGGAGCTTGACCGATTGATTCGCTCTTCGCAGCCCGCCTACTACCGGTATGGTCATTGGGTCGCCAGCAAGTTATCGAAAGCCGTCTGGTACAGCGGCTGTGTCAGCGCGATCAGCATGCCGTTGGTGTGGCACCAGTTTCATGTGGTGTCATTCGTCGGTGTCGTCACGAACATCGTATTGAGTCCCTTCTTGTTTTGGTGTTTGGCGATGGGAGTGGCGACGGTGGTCGGCGGATGGATCCTTGATCCCCTGGCGGTCCTTCCTGGTTTCTTGTGCGCCGCAGGTTTGTCGGTGATGCGCGGGATCATTGACGTTGCTGCAGCGATTCCGGCGGGGCATTGGTGGTTGCCATCGCCTCCGGTGTGGTGGGTGGTTTTGTTTTATGTGGTGATGGTTGGCTCGCTATCGCTGCGTCATCCGAAGGCGTCATGGTTTCGCTACGCTTGGATCCCACTTTGGGGCTTGATTGCATGGGGATTGGCAACGACACCTTCGCCCCTGCCAGACGATTCACTCGAAGCGACATTTGTTGATGTCGGACATGGAACCTGCGTCGTGCTTCGTGATTCGAGCGATCGCGTTTGGCTTTACGATTGCGGACGACTTGCGAACAGCAATGGCAGTAGTCGAGACATTGACACGACGCTTTGGTCGATGGGAGTGACCGGTTTGGACGCGATTTTCCTATCGCATGCGGACACGGATCACTACAATGCGCTGCCAGGAATTTTGCGGCGGTTCCAGGTTGACTTGATCGTGTCCCCACCGGGGATCCTTGCCGAACGAGAGATCGGTTTGGTCGCGATCCGTCAGGCTATTCAGGCACATGCCGTACCGATTCAAGAAGTTGCCGCAGGTGATCGGGTCACGGGGTTCCGATCAGGTGTTTCGGTTTTGCACCCACCACGCTTTGAAATAGGCGGAAGTGATAACGCCAAAAGTATGGTGTTGCAGATCAACCATGGTGGGGAGGTTTTGATACTGCCCGGTGATTTAGAACGGCCTGGAACCGACGTGTTGATCAAGCAAAGACGCCCACCGCCCGGTGGCGTCTTAATGGCTCCGCATCATGGCAGTTTGACGATGGACGCCAAGTCGATATTGCAGTGGTCACGGCCCGCGGAGGTGATCGTCAGCGGCGGCAAGCGGGCCCGCAGACCGGAAGTCCGTGAAATGCTTGGTGTTTTGGGATCGACCGTCCATGTGACAGCCGACGTGGGAGCGATTCGTGTCCAGCTTGATGAGCGCGGAACGATTCGAGTGAATTCCTGGCAAGACGGCGGTTGGTAA
- a CDS encoding prolyl oligopeptidase family serine peptidase, producing the protein MQYPQSKRVDVTDDYHGHIVADPYRWLEDTESVETAQWVRAQNEVTQGYLQSLPQRSAMRDRLEKLWNYERFGLPASKGDRYFYTHNNGLQDQSVLYKAASLDADREVLIDPNTLSQDGTVALAGTAITKDGRRCAYALADGGSDWRTWRVRDVETGDDLPDTVRWVKFSGIAWMPDASGFFYARYAEPVEGEALLGKNENQTLFFHRLGDDQSKDQLILERPDEPKWGFQPSVTDDGRYLVIHNWKGSEPKSQVFVKDLTNPNATVNPLIMGFDAEYECIGSREDVLYFLTDHEAPRRRLIAVTVGNSGRADWKEVVGESDDVLESVSLFGETFYLNSLKDARSHIARHSIAGEWIDDLALPGVGSVHGFGGRQDATETFFGFTNYVTPESIYRVDLKTGQTSLWRTPEVAINVDDFITEQLFATSPDGTQVPIIVTRHRDTKLDGGNRTLLYAYGGFNISITPSFSPANAAWIDSGGIYAVANLRGGGEYGRDWHEDGMRLKKQNVFDDFIASAEHLIQKGYTQSHLLAGQGRSNGGLLIGAVMTQRPDLFGACLPGVGVMDMLRYHKFTIGWAWVTEFGSSDEADQVENLLSYSPLHNIESGSCYPATLITTADRDDRVVPGHSFKFAATLQAAQACDHPTLIRIETRAGHGAGTPVTKKIDEYADTWSFLMENLR; encoded by the coding sequence ATGCAATATCCCCAATCCAAGAGGGTTGACGTAACGGACGATTACCACGGCCACATCGTCGCGGATCCTTACCGTTGGCTCGAGGACACGGAAAGCGTGGAAACGGCCCAGTGGGTCAGAGCTCAGAACGAAGTCACTCAGGGCTACTTGCAATCATTACCGCAGCGGTCGGCCATGCGGGATCGGCTCGAGAAACTGTGGAATTACGAACGGTTTGGGCTGCCTGCGTCCAAGGGTGACCGATACTTCTATACCCACAACAACGGTTTGCAGGACCAGAGCGTGCTGTACAAGGCTGCCTCGCTCGATGCCGACCGCGAAGTGTTGATCGACCCCAACACGTTAAGTCAAGACGGCACGGTCGCGCTGGCAGGAACCGCGATCACCAAAGACGGACGGCGATGTGCCTACGCACTCGCGGACGGGGGAAGCGATTGGCGGACCTGGAGGGTTCGTGATGTCGAAACGGGGGACGATCTGCCGGACACCGTCCGTTGGGTGAAGTTCAGTGGCATCGCCTGGATGCCTGACGCTAGCGGCTTTTTCTACGCACGCTACGCCGAACCCGTCGAAGGCGAAGCGCTGCTCGGTAAGAACGAAAACCAGACTCTCTTTTTTCACCGACTCGGCGACGATCAATCCAAGGACCAGCTGATTCTCGAGCGACCCGACGAGCCCAAGTGGGGATTCCAACCCTCGGTGACCGATGACGGACGCTACTTGGTGATTCACAACTGGAAAGGAAGCGAACCGAAGTCGCAAGTCTTCGTGAAAGACCTCACGAACCCGAACGCAACCGTAAACCCACTGATCATGGGATTCGACGCCGAATACGAGTGCATCGGTTCAAGAGAAGATGTCCTGTACTTTCTGACCGACCACGAAGCCCCGCGACGACGTTTGATTGCCGTCACCGTAGGGAATAGCGGACGAGCCGACTGGAAGGAAGTCGTGGGGGAATCCGATGACGTTCTGGAATCGGTGAGTCTGTTTGGCGAAACATTTTATCTCAACTCTTTAAAGGATGCTCGCAGCCACATTGCACGCCATTCGATCGCGGGCGAGTGGATCGATGATTTGGCTTTGCCCGGTGTGGGTTCCGTGCACGGATTCGGTGGCCGTCAAGATGCCACGGAGACGTTTTTTGGGTTTACCAACTACGTCACCCCCGAATCGATCTATCGTGTTGACTTGAAAACCGGCCAGACGTCGCTGTGGCGGACTCCCGAGGTTGCCATCAATGTGGACGATTTCATTACCGAGCAACTGTTCGCGACCAGCCCAGATGGGACTCAGGTGCCGATCATTGTGACTCGTCACCGCGACACGAAACTTGATGGTGGTAACCGAACGTTGCTGTATGCCTACGGCGGTTTCAACATCTCAATCACGCCATCGTTTTCGCCAGCCAATGCAGCTTGGATCGACAGCGGCGGTATCTATGCAGTGGCCAATCTTCGTGGCGGCGGCGAGTACGGACGCGATTGGCATGAGGACGGCATGAGATTGAAGAAACAAAATGTCTTCGATGACTTTATCGCATCGGCGGAACACTTGATCCAGAAGGGCTATACCCAGAGTCACTTGTTGGCGGGGCAAGGCCGAAGCAACGGAGGTTTGTTGATCGGAGCGGTCATGACTCAGCGTCCTGATTTATTCGGAGCTTGCCTGCCAGGTGTCGGTGTGATGGATATGTTGCGGTACCACAAGTTCACGATTGGATGGGCTTGGGTGACTGAATTTGGCAGCAGTGACGAAGCCGATCAAGTCGAAAACTTGTTGTCCTATTCGCCGCTTCACAATATCGAATCGGGATCCTGCTATCCTGCTACACTGATCACCACCGCCGACCGTGATGACCGGGTCGTTCCTGGGCACAGCTTTAAGTTCGCAGCCACGCTTCAAGCGGCACAAGCTTGTGACCATCCCACGTTGATTCGCATCGAGACAAGGGCCGGCCACGGAGCGGGCACTCCCGTGACCAAAAAGATCGACGAGTACGCCGACACCTGGTCGTTCCTGATGGAGAACTTAAGGTGA
- a CDS encoding group I truncated hemoglobin, translated as MSEESELFGRIGGTEGLSKIVDTMYELVLADPELSPIFQHADMERVRKMQFEFLAGAFDGPLNYAGVELTAAHRNRGIRAQHFAKFCSHFADSAKQHGVSDRDIDNALGRLATFKDKITGEMNVDG; from the coding sequence ATGAGCGAAGAGTCGGAACTATTTGGACGAATTGGTGGCACCGAGGGTCTGTCGAAGATCGTCGATACGATGTACGAGTTGGTGTTGGCCGATCCCGAGCTATCGCCCATTTTTCAGCACGCCGATATGGAACGTGTGCGGAAAATGCAATTCGAGTTTCTCGCGGGCGCTTTTGACGGGCCATTGAATTACGCCGGTGTCGAATTGACCGCGGCTCATCGTAACCGCGGCATTCGTGCACAGCACTTTGCCAAGTTCTGCAGTCATTTTGCGGACTCCGCGAAACAACATGGCGTTAGCGATCGGGATATCGATAACGCTCTCGGGCGATTGGCCACGTTTAAGGACAAAATCACCGGCGAGATGAACGTCGACGGTTGA
- the atpC gene encoding ATP synthase F1 subunit epsilon yields the protein MSIRCVVVTPEKTEFDREADSVVLPMFDGELGVLNGRAPFIGRLGYGTLRLQTAAGPERYFIDGGFAQVEKDVVNVLTSRAVPVDLLDSEQAQASLEKAFEMPSVTPEQASLKETAIRRARGQLRASR from the coding sequence ATGTCGATTCGATGTGTTGTCGTGACTCCCGAAAAAACCGAGTTTGACCGTGAGGCCGATTCGGTGGTGTTGCCGATGTTCGACGGCGAGCTTGGCGTCTTGAACGGCCGCGCTCCGTTCATTGGTCGACTTGGTTATGGGACGCTGCGTCTGCAAACGGCGGCGGGACCCGAGCGATACTTCATCGACGGCGGCTTCGCTCAAGTGGAGAAGGACGTCGTTAACGTCCTCACTTCCCGGGCGGTCCCTGTCGACTTGCTCGACAGCGAGCAGGCGCAAGCCTCGTTGGAGAAAGCGTTCGAAATGCCCTCGGTCACGCCGGAGCAAGCTTCGCTGAAAGAAACCGCCATCCGCCGAGCTCGAGGGCAATTGCGAGCGTCGCGATAA
- the atpD gene encoding F0F1 ATP synthase subunit beta: MSTATEQGVIGKVTQVIGSTFDAEFPEGQLPKIYNAVEIKSEHKGVTINLIGEVQQHLGGGRVRAIALGSTDGMMRGMDVLDLGKPVTVPVGQQTLGRVFNVLGNPIDNRGPVEADDYWPIHRQAPVISELSTSTEVFETGIKVIDLLTPFVRGGKAGLFGGAGLGKTVILTELIARIASSHGGYSVFAGVGERTREGTDLWLEMQETEIGQTGRKVIEQTCMVFGQMNEPPGSRLRVALSALTMAEYFRDSTGADTLLFVDNIFRFSQAGSEVSALLGRMPSAVGYQPTLATEMGALQERITSTKKGAITSVQAVYVPADDPTDPAPATAFSQLDAFIYLERSISEKGIYPAIDPLASNSRILDPQYVGDRHYAIARRVQTILQRYRELQDIIAILGVDELNEEDKTVVHRARRIERFLSQPFLVAEVFTGKAGEITSLEDTIRSFEEICDGKWDHLPEQAFMYVGVIEQAEAQAKKMELK, translated from the coding sequence ATGTCTACTGCAACCGAACAAGGCGTGATCGGCAAGGTCACACAAGTGATTGGATCGACCTTTGATGCGGAATTCCCGGAAGGCCAGTTGCCGAAGATTTACAACGCGGTTGAAATCAAAAGCGAGCACAAAGGTGTGACGATCAACTTGATCGGTGAGGTTCAACAGCACCTCGGTGGCGGTCGCGTTCGTGCGATTGCGTTGGGCAGCACCGACGGAATGATGCGTGGCATGGACGTGTTGGACTTGGGCAAACCGGTCACAGTGCCCGTGGGTCAACAAACCCTCGGCCGGGTCTTCAATGTGCTCGGTAACCCGATCGACAATCGTGGCCCTGTCGAAGCCGATGACTATTGGCCGATCCACCGTCAAGCTCCGGTCATCTCGGAACTGTCGACCAGCACCGAAGTGTTTGAAACCGGCATCAAGGTGATTGACCTGCTGACCCCGTTCGTTCGCGGCGGAAAAGCGGGGCTGTTCGGCGGTGCGGGGCTCGGCAAGACGGTGATTCTAACCGAGTTGATCGCTCGGATCGCCAGCAGCCATGGTGGCTATTCGGTGTTCGCGGGGGTCGGAGAACGAACCCGTGAAGGAACCGACCTTTGGCTGGAAATGCAAGAAACCGAAATCGGTCAAACCGGCCGCAAGGTGATCGAGCAAACCTGCATGGTGTTCGGCCAAATGAACGAACCACCGGGGTCGCGTCTACGCGTCGCGCTTTCGGCTCTGACCATGGCCGAGTATTTCCGCGATTCCACGGGTGCAGACACGCTGTTGTTCGTCGACAACATTTTCCGTTTTTCACAAGCCGGTTCCGAAGTTTCGGCACTGCTGGGACGTATGCCATCGGCGGTGGGCTATCAACCAACGCTTGCGACGGAGATGGGGGCACTTCAAGAACGCATCACGTCCACCAAGAAGGGTGCGATCACGTCGGTGCAAGCGGTTTACGTTCCTGCGGATGACCCGACCGACCCCGCCCCTGCGACCGCTTTTAGCCAACTTGACGCCTTCATTTACTTGGAACGATCGATTTCCGAAAAGGGGATTTATCCAGCGATTGACCCCCTCGCATCGAACTCGCGTATCTTGGATCCTCAGTATGTTGGGGATCGTCATTACGCGATCGCTCGCCGAGTGCAAACCATTCTGCAACGGTACCGCGAACTTCAAGACATCATCGCGATTCTTGGCGTCGACGAGTTGAACGAAGAGGACAAGACGGTCGTGCATCGTGCACGTCGGATCGAGCGGTTCTTGTCGCAACCGTTCTTGGTCGCCGAAGTGTTCACCGGCAAGGCGGGGGAAATCACATCACTCGAGGACACGATCCGCAGCTTTGAAGAGATTTGTGATGGCAAGTGGGACCATCTGCCCGAGCAAGCCTTCATGTATGTCGGTGTGATCGAGCAGGCCGAAGCCCAAGCCAAAAAGATGGAGTTGAAGTAG
- the atpG gene encoding ATP synthase F1 subunit gamma produces MANARALDKRRKSIRNIRKITRTMELIATARYKKAMDRAHAATAYTNQITKIVSRLAAAGLEVQHPLLEKREVTQHARALVLTSNRGLCGGYNGNVLRAAMPLIRELRESIDDVPVDVSGKRGMNGFKFRKIKIADAYLNFEDQPAFAEVEKIAEKYLSMYITGELDRLDVVYTKFISTSRQQATVETLLPLGSLDAEDASSAESGVNAEYEFLPSAESILEEVVPTSFKVRLFKCFLDAAVSEQVARMIAMKGATENAGDMIKQLSMTYNRARQSQITGEIMEIIGGVEALEG; encoded by the coding sequence ATGGCCAACGCACGAGCACTCGATAAACGTCGCAAGTCAATTCGAAACATCCGCAAGATCACGCGGACGATGGAATTGATTGCGACGGCGCGTTACAAGAAAGCGATGGATCGTGCGCACGCGGCGACGGCTTACACGAACCAAATCACCAAGATCGTCAGCCGTTTGGCAGCTGCCGGCTTGGAGGTCCAACACCCGTTGTTGGAAAAACGCGAAGTCACCCAACACGCCCGCGCGTTGGTGTTGACCAGCAATCGGGGATTGTGCGGCGGCTACAACGGCAACGTCCTTCGTGCTGCCATGCCGCTGATCCGCGAGCTTCGCGAATCGATCGACGATGTTCCGGTCGATGTCAGTGGCAAACGGGGTATGAACGGTTTCAAGTTCCGAAAAATTAAGATAGCGGACGCCTACCTTAATTTCGAAGACCAGCCCGCGTTTGCCGAAGTGGAGAAGATCGCCGAGAAATACCTGTCGATGTACATCACCGGGGAACTCGATCGGTTGGATGTCGTTTACACAAAATTCATTAGCACCAGTCGCCAACAAGCGACGGTCGAAACGCTTTTGCCACTCGGTTCACTCGACGCCGAGGATGCATCGTCTGCGGAAAGCGGAGTTAACGCCGAGTATGAGTTTCTGCCGTCGGCCGAAAGTATCCTGGAGGAGGTCGTGCCGACCAGCTTCAAGGTTCGGTTGTTCAAGTGCTTCCTCGATGCGGCCGTCAGCGAGCAGGTGGCTCGGATGATCGCGATGAAGGGTGCAACGGAGAACGCGGGCGACATGATCAAACAGCTTTCGATGACCTACAACCGAGCACGACAAAGCCAAATCACTGGCGAGATCATGGAAATCATCGGCGGCGTCGAAGCCCTCGAAGGATAG
- a CDS encoding DUF4870 domain-containing protein — MSNPFTPPESNQANDPASIDEFSTSQDDRNLALIAHLSGCAGIALGGLVGFVGPLVLYLMYKDKSPFVESQAKEALNFQITLLILSVICVVITVATCGTLFPIVFVPMVLQIVFGIVAALAVRDGKPYQYPYNLRLFQ; from the coding sequence ATGTCCAACCCCTTTACGCCACCCGAATCGAATCAGGCAAACGACCCAGCATCGATCGATGAATTTTCAACAAGCCAGGATGATCGCAATTTAGCCCTCATCGCGCACCTTAGCGGGTGTGCGGGCATTGCACTGGGCGGCTTGGTTGGTTTCGTCGGACCGTTGGTTCTTTACTTGATGTACAAAGACAAGTCACCTTTTGTGGAGTCACAAGCGAAAGAAGCACTCAACTTCCAAATCACGCTGTTGATCCTAAGTGTCATTTGTGTGGTCATCACCGTGGCGACCTGCGGAACGCTGTTCCCGATCGTGTTTGTCCCGATGGTCTTGCAAATCGTATTTGGAATTGTTGCCGCTTTGGCGGTTCGAGACGGGAAACCTTACCAGTATCCCTATAACCTTCGTTTGTTCCAGTAG
- the atpA gene encoding F0F1 ATP synthase subunit alpha, with product MKFSSDEIASVLQQEIDQFDNKIDVREVGTVLEVGDGIARVYGLSGVMAGEMVEFPNGAIGLAFNLEENSVGVIILGDYLSIEEGDEVKALGTLLSVPAGDAVMGRVLDPLGNPLDGKGPVQTDITRPVEIIATGVAERQPVTEPMQTGVKAIDAMTPIGRGQRELIIGDRKTGKTAIAIDAIINQKGTGVKCFYIAIGQKDSAVASIVEVLTQKGAMEYTCVIASGASAPAPLQYIAPYAGTAMAEHFMFNGGHALVVYDDLSKQAVAYRQMSLLMRRPPGREAYPGDVFYCHSRLLERSAKLSDELGGGSITSLPIIETLEGEVSAYIPTNVISITDGQIYLQPDLFFAGIRPAMNAGISVSRVGGAAQIKAMKKVAGGLRLDLAAFRALEAFAQLGTDLDPATQAQLDRGYRMVELLKQPQYQPMSVSDQVLSLYAGTRGHLDDVPIKAVPQWEKDFLQYAKDKHGKLCDELAEKQDLTDEVAEKIVSIIKEFKAGYKPAEA from the coding sequence ATGAAATTTAGCAGCGACGAGATCGCATCGGTCCTCCAACAAGAGATCGATCAATTCGACAATAAGATTGATGTTCGCGAAGTCGGCACCGTATTAGAAGTCGGTGACGGGATCGCACGCGTCTACGGCCTGTCAGGCGTGATGGCCGGTGAAATGGTTGAATTCCCCAACGGCGCGATTGGACTCGCCTTCAACCTTGAGGAGAACTCCGTCGGCGTGATCATCCTCGGCGACTACCTGTCGATCGAAGAAGGTGACGAAGTCAAAGCCCTTGGAACGTTGCTTAGCGTTCCTGCCGGCGATGCTGTCATGGGACGTGTCCTTGACCCACTCGGCAACCCGCTCGACGGCAAAGGCCCCGTTCAAACCGATATCACTCGTCCCGTGGAAATCATCGCAACCGGCGTTGCCGAACGGCAACCGGTAACCGAACCGATGCAGACGGGCGTGAAAGCGATCGACGCGATGACGCCGATTGGACGTGGGCAACGTGAATTGATCATTGGTGACCGAAAAACCGGCAAGACGGCGATTGCGATCGATGCGATCATCAACCAAAAAGGCACGGGGGTGAAGTGCTTCTACATCGCGATCGGCCAAAAGGACTCCGCGGTGGCCAGCATCGTCGAAGTGCTGACGCAGAAAGGTGCCATGGAATACACCTGCGTGATCGCTTCGGGGGCAAGTGCACCCGCGCCGCTGCAATACATTGCACCCTACGCTGGCACGGCGATGGCCGAGCACTTTATGTTCAACGGCGGACACGCCTTGGTGGTTTACGATGACCTCAGCAAACAGGCGGTTGCGTATCGCCAAATGAGTCTGTTGATGCGTCGCCCGCCGGGTCGTGAAGCTTACCCCGGGGACGTTTTTTACTGTCACAGCCGGTTGCTGGAACGATCGGCGAAATTGTCGGATGAACTCGGTGGTGGCTCGATCACCAGTTTGCCGATCATTGAAACACTCGAAGGCGAGGTTTCTGCCTACATTCCGACCAACGTGATTTCGATCACCGATGGACAAATCTACCTGCAGCCCGACTTGTTCTTTGCGGGAATTCGTCCAGCAATGAACGCGGGGATCTCGGTTTCACGAGTGGGCGGTGCGGCTCAAATCAAAGCCATGAAAAAAGTGGCCGGTGGCTTGCGCCTCGACTTGGCTGCGTTTCGTGCCTTAGAAGCGTTCGCCCAGCTTGGCACCGACTTGGATCCGGCCACCCAAGCCCAACTTGACCGCGGATACCGTATGGTGGAATTGCTGAAGCAACCGCAATACCAACCGATGTCGGTCTCCGACCAAGTGCTAAGCCTGTACGCGGGAACACGTGGACACCTTGACGATGTGCCGATCAAAGCGGTCCCCCAATGGGAAAAAGACTTCTTGCAATATGCCAAAGACAAGCATGGCAAATTGTGCGACGAACTTGCTGAAAAGCAGGATCTGACCGACGAAGTCGCCGAAAAGATCGTTTCGATCATCAAGGAATTCAAAGCGGGCTACAAGCCTGCGGAAGCTTAA